Proteins encoded together in one Acipenser ruthenus chromosome 22, fAciRut3.2 maternal haplotype, whole genome shotgun sequence window:
- the LOC117431088 gene encoding transmembrane O-methyltransferase homolog codes for MWLLVVALPMLPVIATLVFHYRERVGALCQRVFHRRKMSSFAQRSLERRTHSFVLMNSTHGQPESVLQTFECYSQTQPTCSIGQEKGEFLDSAVSRAAPLQALELGTHCGYSAIRILRLLPASGKLYTVEQDPDTADVGEEMILVAGFKHSQFQLLVSPSCTAIPQLQPQFGVQSLDLVFMDHDVAEYLPDLRALEEGGLLTKGCIIVVNNTHLPGAKEFLRYIHNSSHYSVCFQALGMQEIRYQAANTTEELTVTLSNQMVT; via the exons ATGTGGCTGTTGGTTGTTGCACTGCCCATGCTCCCTGTGATTGCCACACTGGTGTTCCATTACCGAGAGCGGGTGGGAGCGCTGTGTCAGAGAGTGTTCCACAGGAGGAAGATGAGCAGCTTCGCACAGAGATCATTAGAGAGGCGCACACACAGCTTCGTCCTGATGAACTCCACCCACGGGCAGCCGGAGAGCGTGCTGCAGACCTTTGAGTGCTATTCTCAAACACAGCCCACCTGCAGTATTGGGCAAGAGAAAG GGGAGTTTTTGGACAGCGCAGTGAGCAGGGCTGCCCCTCTGCAGGCTCTGGAGCTGGGCACGCACTGCGGGTACTCTGCTATCCGCATTCTCAGGCTCCTGCCCGCGTCGGGGAAGCTGTACACTGTGGAACAGGACCCGGACACAGCCGACGTGGGAGAGGAGATGATCCTGGTGGCTGGATTCAAACACTCACAG ttccagctgctgGTCTCCCCGTCATGTACAGCCATTCCccagctgcagccccagtttggaGTGCAGAGCCTGGACTTGGTTTTCATGGACCACGATGTGGCAGAGTACCTGCCTGACCTGCGGGCCCTGGAAGAGGGCGGGCTCCTAACCAAGGGTTGCATCATCGTGGTCAATAACACCCACCTTCCAGGAGCCAAGGAGTTCCTGCGCTACATTCACAACAGCTCCcattactctgtgtgcttccagGCACTGGGCATGCAGGAGATCCGCTACCAGGCAGCAAACACCACAGAAGAGCTTACTGTTACACTGTCAAATCAAATGGTTACTTAA